The following are encoded together in the Bombus pascuorum chromosome 10, iyBomPasc1.1, whole genome shotgun sequence genome:
- the LOC132911060 gene encoding pyruvate carboxylase, mitochondrial isoform X1 → MQSSRARHALVKHRNMLQVYKIAKRCFASDVQYKPIRSVLVANRGEIAIRVFRACTELGIRSVAIYSEQDKMQMHRQKADEGYVIGKGLPPVQAYLNIPEILKIAKENDVDAIHPGYGFLSERSDFAQEVINAGIRFIGPSPKVVQQMGDKVAARQAAIEAEVPIVPGTDGPVTTSDEAMEFCMKHGLPVIFKAAYGGGGRGMRVVRHMEEVREMFERASSEAAAAFGNGAMFIEKFIERPRHIEVQLLGDKAGNVVHLYERDCSVQRRHQKVVEIAPAPMLDPKVRAKMTEHAVRLAKHVGYSNAGTVEFLADESGNFYFIEVNARLQVEHTVTEEITGIDLVQSQIRIAEGITLPELGMTQDKIAPQGFAIQCRVTTEDPAKNFQPDTGRIEVFRSGEGMGIRLDGASAFAGAIISPYYDSLLVKVIAHAGDLQSSCAKMNRALREFRVRGVKTNIPFLLNVLENQKFLNGNVDTYFIDENPQLFQFQPSQNRAQKLLNYLGTVLVNGPSTPLATPLKPAEIKPHIPQVALDFAKFAAAEESNDPDASDILEPPKGFRHIYKEQGPEAFAKAVRQHKGLLLMDTTFRDAHQSLLATRVRSHDLLTISPFVAHKFNNLYSLENWGGATFDVALRFLHECPWERLEDMRKAIPNIPFQMLLRGANAVGYTNYPDNVVYKFCELAVQTGMDVFRVFDSLNYLPNLILGMEAAGKAGGIVEAAISYTGDVSDPNRKKYDLKYYTDLADELVKAGTHVLAVKDMAGLLKPKAAVMLIDAIRQKHPDVPIHVHTHDTAGAGVASMLACAESGADVVDVAVDSMSGMTSQPSMGAVVASLIGTPKDTRLDLSDISEYSAYWEQTRTLYAPFECTTTMKSGNADVYLNEIPGGQYTNLQFQAYSLGLGEFFEDVKKAYREANLLLGDIIKVTPSSKVVGDLAQFMVQNKLSADDVLNKAEELSFPKSVVEFLQGAIGEPHGGFPEPFRSKVLKDMPRVKGRPGASLPPLDFDALKSELKETYPHVSNKDIMSAALYPQVTNDYLSFREQFGPVDRLETRIFLTGAKVGEEFDVTIERGKTLAIKTLAIAEDLTPNGEREVFFEMNGQLRSVFIKDKEAVKELHVHPKAAKGDKNQVGAPMPGTVIDIRVKVGDSVEKGAPLVVLSAMKMEMVVQAPKAGKIKTLDVTQGMRLEGDDLVLTLE, encoded by the exons ATGCAGTCCTCACGTGCTAGACACGCACTGGTCAAACACAGGAACATGTTGCAGGTgtataaaattgcaaagagATGTTTCGCCTCCGATGTTCAGTACAAACCAATCCGGAGCGTCCTCGTCGCCAATCGAG GAGAAATTGCCATTCGCGTGTTTCGAGCATGTACCGAACTGGGCATCCGTTCCGTGGCCATTTACTCGGAGCAGGACAAAATGCAAATGCACAGACAAAAAGCCGACGAGGGTTACGTGATCGGCAAAGGACTTCCACCTGTTCAAGCTTATCTGAATATTCCGGAGATCCTGAAAATCGCGAAAGAGAACGATGTCGATGCTATTCATCCTGGTTATGGTTTCCTGTCGGAGCGATCGGATTTCGCGCAGGAGGTGATCAACGCTGGAATAAGATTTATCGGTCCTAGCCCCAAAGTCGTTCAACAAATGGGTGACAAG GTAGCTGCGAGGCAGGCTGCGATAGAGGCTGAAGTGCCGATCGTTCCGGGAACAGACGGACCAGTAACAACGTCTGACGAGGCGATGgaattttgtatgaaacatGGACTGCCGGTGATATTCAAAGCTGCTTACGGAGGAGGTGGAAGAG GAATGAGAGTCGTGAGACACATGGAAGAGGTTCGCGAAATGTTCGAGCGTGCTTCTTCCGAGGCGGCAGCCGCTTTCGGGAACGGTGCGATGTTCATTGAGAAATTCATCGAGAGGCCAAGGCACATCGAAGTGCAATTGTTGGGAGACAAAGCTGGCAATGTCGTTCATCTTTATGAACGTGATTGTTCCGTTCAACGTCGCCATCAAAAG GTCGTTGAGATCGCCCCTGCACCAATGTTAGATCCCAAGGTTAGGGCTAAGATGACGGAACACGCTGTAAGATTGGCAAAGCACGTCGGTTACTCGAACGCTGGTACCGTGGAATTTTTGGCCGACGAGTCCGGCAATTTCTACTTCATCGAGGTCAACGCTAGGTTGCAAGTCGAGCATACTGTTACCGAAGAGATCACCGG AATCGACTTGGTGCAATCTCAAATCCGTATTGCCGAGGGTATCACGTTACCTGAGCTAGGTATGACACAGGACAAGATCGCTCCTCAAGGTTTCGCGATACAGTGTCGTGTCACGACGGAAGATCCCGCGAAGAACTTCCAGCCGGATACCGGAAGAATCGAAGTATTCCGTTCTGGAGAAGGTATGGGTATCCGGTTGGATGGTGCGTCCGCGTTCGCTGGTGCAATTATCTCGCCTTACTACGATTCGCTTCTCGTCAAG GTAATAGCTCACGCAGGAGACTTGCAATCATCTTGCGCGAAGATGAATCGCGCTCTCCGTGAGTTCCGAGTTCGTGGAGTGAAAACGAACATCCCGTTCCTCCTGAACGTGCTGGAAAACCAAAAGTTCCTCAATGGAAACGTTGACACGTACTTTATCGACGAGAATCCGCAGTTGTTCCAGTTCCAACCGAGCCAGAATCGAGCTCAGAAGCTGTTAAATTATCTTGGTACTGTTCTGGTGAACGGACCAAGTACCCCATTGGCGACGCCGCTGAAACCAGCCGAGATAAAGCCTCACATCCCACAAGTCGCTCTAG ACTTTGCTAAGTTTGCAGCTGCAGAAGAGAGCAATGATCCAGACGCATCAG ACATATTGGAACCACCGAAAGGCTTCCGTCACATTTACAAGGAGCAAGGCCCAGAAGCGTTCGCCAAAGCAGTCAGACAGCACAAAGGGCTACTTCTGATGGACACCACGTTTCGCGATGCTCATCAATCTCTTCTGGCGACTCGTGTCAGGTCGCACGATCTTCTCACGATCTCGCCATTCGTCGCCCATAAGTTCAACAATCTTTATTCCCTGGAGAATTGGGGTGGTGCCACGTTCGACGTCGCCCTTAGATTCCTTCACGAGTGTCCTTGGGAACGATTAGAAGACATGAGGAAGGCAATACCAAATATTCCTTTCCAGATGCTTCTGAGAGGCGCCAACGCTGTCGGTTACACCAACTATCCCGACAACGTTGTTTATAAATTCTGCGAACTTGCTGTCCAGACTGGAATGGATGTGTTCAGGGTGTTCGATTCGTTGAATTATCTGCCGAATCTAATTCTTG gCATGGAGGCTGCTGGTAAAGCGGGAGGCATCGTCGAGGCAGCGATTTCGTACACGGGTGACGTAAGCGACCCAAATAGAAAAAAGTACGATCTGAAATACTACACGGACTTGGCGGACGAGTTGGTAAAGGCTGGTACTCACGTGTTGGCGGTTAAGGATATGGCTGGTCTTCTGAAACCGAAAGCCGCTGTCATGTTGATCGACGCGATCAGACAAAAGCACCCCGATGTTCCTATTCATGTTCATACGCACGACACCGCGGGGGCTGGAGTGGCGTCGATGTTAGCGTGTGCAGAAAGCGGCGCTGACGTGGTCGACGTTGCTGTAGACAGTATGTCCGGAATGACGAGTCAACCATCCATGGGTGCCGTGGTCGCCTCTCTTATCG GAACCCCGAAGGACACGCGGCTTGATCTCAGCGATATTTCGGAATACTCTGCCTATTGGGAACAGACCAGAACCTTATACGCTCCATTCGAGTGCACGACCACTATGAAGTCTGGAAACGCGGACGTCTACCTGAACGAGATTCCTGGCGGTCAATATACGAACTTGCAGTTCCAAGCCTATTCCCTTGGTTTGGGAGAATTCTTCGAGGACGTGAAGAAAGCTTACAGAGAAGCAAATTTGTTGCTCGGAGATATTATCAAAGTTACTCCCAGTTCGAAAGTAGTTGGCGATCTGGCACAGTTTATGGTTCAGAATAAACTTTCGGCTGACGATGTGCTGAACAAAGCTGAGGAACTGTCTTTCCCCAAATCGGTCGTAGAATTCCTGCAAGGTGCTATTGGTGAACCTCACGGAGGATTCCCCGAACCTTTCAG GTCAAAGGTGTTAAAAGACATGCCACGCGTAAAAGGAAGACCTGGTGCAAGTTTACCGCCATTGGATTTCGACGCCTTGAAATCTGAACTAAAGGAAACTTACCCGCACGTATCGAACAAAGACATCATGTCAGCTGCTCTCTATCCCCAAGTTACGAACGACTACTTGAGCTTCCGGGAGCAGTTTGGGCCAGTGGACAGATTAGAGACGAGGATCTTCTTGACAGGAGCAAAAGTCGGAGAAGAGTTCGACGTGACGATCGAGAGGGGTAAAACCTTGGCCATTAAGACCCTGGCAATTGCCGAGGACCTCACACCGAATGGAGAACGCGAGGTGTTTTTCGAAATGAACGGTCAACTCAGATCTGTGTTCATCAAGGACAAGGAGGCTGTTAAG GAGCTTCACGTACATCCTAAAGCTGCGAAAGGAGACAAGAACCAAGTGGGAGCACCCATGCCTGGCACTGTGATCGACATCAGAGTGAAAGTTGGCGATTCGGTCGAGAAGGGTGCACCCCTGGTTGTGTTGTCAGCTATGAAAATGGAAATGGTTGTCCAAGCTCCGAAAGCTGGAAAGATTAAGACGCTGGACGTCACTCAGGGAATGAGATTAGAAGGAGACGACTTAGTCCTGACCTTGGAATAG
- the LOC132911060 gene encoding pyruvate carboxylase, mitochondrial isoform X2, producing the protein MQSSRARHALVKHRNMLQVYKIAKRCFASDVQYKPIRSVLVANRGEIAIRVFRACTELGIRSVAIYSEQDKMQMHRQKADEGYVIGKGLPPVQAYLNIPEILKIAKENDVDAIHPGYGFLSERSDFAQEVINAGIRFIGPSPKVVQQMGDKVAARQAAIEAEVPIVPGTDGPVTTSDEAMEFCMKHGLPVIFKAAYGGGGRGMRVVRHMEEVREMFERASSEAAAAFGNGAMFIEKFIERPRHIEVQLLGDKAGNVVHLYERDCSVQRRHQKVVEIAPAPMLDPKVRAKMTEHAVRLAKHVGYSNAGTVEFLADESGNFYFIEVNARLQVEHTVTEEITGIDLVQSQIRIAEGITLPELGMTQDKIAPQGFAIQCRVTTEDPAKNFQPDTGRIEVFRSGEGMGIRLDGASAFAGAIISPYYDSLLVKVIAHAGDLQSSCAKMNRALREFRVRGVKTNIPFLLNVLENQKFLNGNVDTYFIDENPQLFQFQPSQNRAQKLLNYLGTVLVNGPSTPLATPLKPAEIKPHIPQVALDILEPPKGFRHIYKEQGPEAFAKAVRQHKGLLLMDTTFRDAHQSLLATRVRSHDLLTISPFVAHKFNNLYSLENWGGATFDVALRFLHECPWERLEDMRKAIPNIPFQMLLRGANAVGYTNYPDNVVYKFCELAVQTGMDVFRVFDSLNYLPNLILGMEAAGKAGGIVEAAISYTGDVSDPNRKKYDLKYYTDLADELVKAGTHVLAVKDMAGLLKPKAAVMLIDAIRQKHPDVPIHVHTHDTAGAGVASMLACAESGADVVDVAVDSMSGMTSQPSMGAVVASLIGTPKDTRLDLSDISEYSAYWEQTRTLYAPFECTTTMKSGNADVYLNEIPGGQYTNLQFQAYSLGLGEFFEDVKKAYREANLLLGDIIKVTPSSKVVGDLAQFMVQNKLSADDVLNKAEELSFPKSVVEFLQGAIGEPHGGFPEPFRSKVLKDMPRVKGRPGASLPPLDFDALKSELKETYPHVSNKDIMSAALYPQVTNDYLSFREQFGPVDRLETRIFLTGAKVGEEFDVTIERGKTLAIKTLAIAEDLTPNGEREVFFEMNGQLRSVFIKDKEAVKELHVHPKAAKGDKNQVGAPMPGTVIDIRVKVGDSVEKGAPLVVLSAMKMEMVVQAPKAGKIKTLDVTQGMRLEGDDLVLTLE; encoded by the exons ATGCAGTCCTCACGTGCTAGACACGCACTGGTCAAACACAGGAACATGTTGCAGGTgtataaaattgcaaagagATGTTTCGCCTCCGATGTTCAGTACAAACCAATCCGGAGCGTCCTCGTCGCCAATCGAG GAGAAATTGCCATTCGCGTGTTTCGAGCATGTACCGAACTGGGCATCCGTTCCGTGGCCATTTACTCGGAGCAGGACAAAATGCAAATGCACAGACAAAAAGCCGACGAGGGTTACGTGATCGGCAAAGGACTTCCACCTGTTCAAGCTTATCTGAATATTCCGGAGATCCTGAAAATCGCGAAAGAGAACGATGTCGATGCTATTCATCCTGGTTATGGTTTCCTGTCGGAGCGATCGGATTTCGCGCAGGAGGTGATCAACGCTGGAATAAGATTTATCGGTCCTAGCCCCAAAGTCGTTCAACAAATGGGTGACAAG GTAGCTGCGAGGCAGGCTGCGATAGAGGCTGAAGTGCCGATCGTTCCGGGAACAGACGGACCAGTAACAACGTCTGACGAGGCGATGgaattttgtatgaaacatGGACTGCCGGTGATATTCAAAGCTGCTTACGGAGGAGGTGGAAGAG GAATGAGAGTCGTGAGACACATGGAAGAGGTTCGCGAAATGTTCGAGCGTGCTTCTTCCGAGGCGGCAGCCGCTTTCGGGAACGGTGCGATGTTCATTGAGAAATTCATCGAGAGGCCAAGGCACATCGAAGTGCAATTGTTGGGAGACAAAGCTGGCAATGTCGTTCATCTTTATGAACGTGATTGTTCCGTTCAACGTCGCCATCAAAAG GTCGTTGAGATCGCCCCTGCACCAATGTTAGATCCCAAGGTTAGGGCTAAGATGACGGAACACGCTGTAAGATTGGCAAAGCACGTCGGTTACTCGAACGCTGGTACCGTGGAATTTTTGGCCGACGAGTCCGGCAATTTCTACTTCATCGAGGTCAACGCTAGGTTGCAAGTCGAGCATACTGTTACCGAAGAGATCACCGG AATCGACTTGGTGCAATCTCAAATCCGTATTGCCGAGGGTATCACGTTACCTGAGCTAGGTATGACACAGGACAAGATCGCTCCTCAAGGTTTCGCGATACAGTGTCGTGTCACGACGGAAGATCCCGCGAAGAACTTCCAGCCGGATACCGGAAGAATCGAAGTATTCCGTTCTGGAGAAGGTATGGGTATCCGGTTGGATGGTGCGTCCGCGTTCGCTGGTGCAATTATCTCGCCTTACTACGATTCGCTTCTCGTCAAG GTAATAGCTCACGCAGGAGACTTGCAATCATCTTGCGCGAAGATGAATCGCGCTCTCCGTGAGTTCCGAGTTCGTGGAGTGAAAACGAACATCCCGTTCCTCCTGAACGTGCTGGAAAACCAAAAGTTCCTCAATGGAAACGTTGACACGTACTTTATCGACGAGAATCCGCAGTTGTTCCAGTTCCAACCGAGCCAGAATCGAGCTCAGAAGCTGTTAAATTATCTTGGTACTGTTCTGGTGAACGGACCAAGTACCCCATTGGCGACGCCGCTGAAACCAGCCGAGATAAAGCCTCACATCCCACAAGTCGCTCTAG ACATATTGGAACCACCGAAAGGCTTCCGTCACATTTACAAGGAGCAAGGCCCAGAAGCGTTCGCCAAAGCAGTCAGACAGCACAAAGGGCTACTTCTGATGGACACCACGTTTCGCGATGCTCATCAATCTCTTCTGGCGACTCGTGTCAGGTCGCACGATCTTCTCACGATCTCGCCATTCGTCGCCCATAAGTTCAACAATCTTTATTCCCTGGAGAATTGGGGTGGTGCCACGTTCGACGTCGCCCTTAGATTCCTTCACGAGTGTCCTTGGGAACGATTAGAAGACATGAGGAAGGCAATACCAAATATTCCTTTCCAGATGCTTCTGAGAGGCGCCAACGCTGTCGGTTACACCAACTATCCCGACAACGTTGTTTATAAATTCTGCGAACTTGCTGTCCAGACTGGAATGGATGTGTTCAGGGTGTTCGATTCGTTGAATTATCTGCCGAATCTAATTCTTG gCATGGAGGCTGCTGGTAAAGCGGGAGGCATCGTCGAGGCAGCGATTTCGTACACGGGTGACGTAAGCGACCCAAATAGAAAAAAGTACGATCTGAAATACTACACGGACTTGGCGGACGAGTTGGTAAAGGCTGGTACTCACGTGTTGGCGGTTAAGGATATGGCTGGTCTTCTGAAACCGAAAGCCGCTGTCATGTTGATCGACGCGATCAGACAAAAGCACCCCGATGTTCCTATTCATGTTCATACGCACGACACCGCGGGGGCTGGAGTGGCGTCGATGTTAGCGTGTGCAGAAAGCGGCGCTGACGTGGTCGACGTTGCTGTAGACAGTATGTCCGGAATGACGAGTCAACCATCCATGGGTGCCGTGGTCGCCTCTCTTATCG GAACCCCGAAGGACACGCGGCTTGATCTCAGCGATATTTCGGAATACTCTGCCTATTGGGAACAGACCAGAACCTTATACGCTCCATTCGAGTGCACGACCACTATGAAGTCTGGAAACGCGGACGTCTACCTGAACGAGATTCCTGGCGGTCAATATACGAACTTGCAGTTCCAAGCCTATTCCCTTGGTTTGGGAGAATTCTTCGAGGACGTGAAGAAAGCTTACAGAGAAGCAAATTTGTTGCTCGGAGATATTATCAAAGTTACTCCCAGTTCGAAAGTAGTTGGCGATCTGGCACAGTTTATGGTTCAGAATAAACTTTCGGCTGACGATGTGCTGAACAAAGCTGAGGAACTGTCTTTCCCCAAATCGGTCGTAGAATTCCTGCAAGGTGCTATTGGTGAACCTCACGGAGGATTCCCCGAACCTTTCAG GTCAAAGGTGTTAAAAGACATGCCACGCGTAAAAGGAAGACCTGGTGCAAGTTTACCGCCATTGGATTTCGACGCCTTGAAATCTGAACTAAAGGAAACTTACCCGCACGTATCGAACAAAGACATCATGTCAGCTGCTCTCTATCCCCAAGTTACGAACGACTACTTGAGCTTCCGGGAGCAGTTTGGGCCAGTGGACAGATTAGAGACGAGGATCTTCTTGACAGGAGCAAAAGTCGGAGAAGAGTTCGACGTGACGATCGAGAGGGGTAAAACCTTGGCCATTAAGACCCTGGCAATTGCCGAGGACCTCACACCGAATGGAGAACGCGAGGTGTTTTTCGAAATGAACGGTCAACTCAGATCTGTGTTCATCAAGGACAAGGAGGCTGTTAAG GAGCTTCACGTACATCCTAAAGCTGCGAAAGGAGACAAGAACCAAGTGGGAGCACCCATGCCTGGCACTGTGATCGACATCAGAGTGAAAGTTGGCGATTCGGTCGAGAAGGGTGCACCCCTGGTTGTGTTGTCAGCTATGAAAATGGAAATGGTTGTCCAAGCTCCGAAAGCTGGAAAGATTAAGACGCTGGACGTCACTCAGGGAATGAGATTAGAAGGAGACGACTTAGTCCTGACCTTGGAATAG